The DNA sequence ACCACCGATACCCGTACCTAAAGTAACTGCAATATTTCCACAGGAAGTAAAAACGCTGTTAATAAATTCACGTGACTCTGGTGCTGAAGAGGTTACATTAATATTACTGATAAGAAAACCACCTGAATGTACTAATCCCCATACACCCATCATTACTGCAATCGATATAAACTGAGTTCCTAAATTATAAAGTAAAATATGCACCAATACCAAGGACAGAATAAATAAGAGTGTTGTCGTATAAATATTTTTGGATAAAAACTTCCCTGCTAACTGATTGCCAAAGATTCCGGTTACTCCGAAAATAAATAGTAAAACACTTATTTCTTTACCATTCATTTTGTTTACTTTCCCTAAATAATCAGCCATATATCCATATGTAGCATACATTGCAGCAACTATAAAACAGGCTACGAAAAGATTTATCCATAAAATTTTGCTCTTAAAAATACTAAGATTTGAATTCCTTTTCTTTTTATCTGGCATTGGAATATCCGGTAAAAAAAGTAATATCCCAACAAAGGAAATGATATTTATAGCAGCATAGAGAATGAAAGACGATTGCCAATTAAACACATCAGCCATGAGTGTTGCAATTGGAATACCCAGAATACTAGCAATGGTAAAGCCACCAAATACAATGCTTACAGCCTTAGGAGCTTCTTTTTCAGAGACAATGTTGGCTGCAGAAGATAAAGCAACAGCCCAATAAACAGGATGAAAGAATGCAGGCAAAATCCGTGCAGCTAAAAGAAATCCAAAATTTGGAGCAATGATAGAAAGTAAATTGGATAAAGCAAAAATCCCTAAAACAAATGCCATTAAACCTTTTCTTTTAAAGGAAGATAAAAGCATCATCATAAAAGGTCCGGAAATAGCAACAGCAAGGGCAAAACCACTCAATAGCCAGCCTGCCTTCTCAATACTTACATTAAAAGCATGGGCTAGCTGCGGTAATATACCAATGACACCAAACTCGGTTGTACCAATTCCAAAAATGCCTAATGCCAAAATGTAAAGTGTTCTTTTCGATTTCATGTAAAATATTTTTTGCAAATTTGCAAAAAGCACTTTCAAAAAATCATATACTTACTAAATGGTCATATACTTACCTTTTAGAAAGTGTAAGTAAAATATAACGTTTTTATGCCTGAATTTTTCCACGATAAGAGGCTGTATTATACGCCTATCGAGTTTGCATTAAGCCATATAGGTGGAACCTGGAAAATGCCAATTTTATGGCGTTTACAAGAGAAAGCATTACGCTTTAACGAACTAAAAAAAGATATTCCACACATTACTGATAAGATGCTTACAAGTCAGCTAAGAGAATTGGAAAGCAAAGGATTGGTTAACCGGAAAGTCTTCCCCGTTGTTCCTCCTAAAGTAGAGTATAGCCTGACTGAGAAAGGAGAAAAAGCAATTCCTGTCATAGAAACCATTATGAAATACGGTTTCGACCTGATCATTGATGCAGGAATTGAATATCCACCAAAAAAAAATAATAATTCCGAAAATTCCTGATTTGAAGAAATAGTCTATTGCCTTATTTAGCAGAAATTTTGCTGTGAGAATCATCCATATTTTTCTTCAATATTTCTTTAAAATGATTGAAAGCATCCACTTCATCCTGAGTATTGCTTAATGGCTTGGAGGGACGAGGATGACTTATCACCCAATGACATGATCGCTTACCTATCAAACGAAGAGTAAAACCCGGATAGAGAAGATACCATGGAGACTCTATTTCAATCATATTTTTATAAGGAATTTTTCCATAAAGCGCTGATTCAAGATAATCCGGGTAGAATACAAGACGCTCTTTTCTCCACATCCATTTTATCAATATAACAGCTAGAACAAGAAATTCAGTAATACCGACACCTAACAGCCAGTTAATAGGAATATCCATCATTTTCCCTGACAGTATCGTTATAAAAAGAAGTACAGGAATCATTATCGCTCCTGTTATCGCACGTCTGTTATCTGGTAAAACAAATTCAAAAGTTCGCATCACTCCTCATCAAAATATAAAAGCAAATATACTAACCTTTACTGTTACATAAAATATTTCAAATCTCACCAATAGTATAACAAAAGCCTTATCAGTAATACTACCTATATCCCATTGAGTAGAAATACTCTTGCCATTCTCTGTTTCCCATTGTAACTTTATCGTATCCTATTTATTTATAAGAACAATAACCATGGAGACCAGAGACCATCACAAAACGGGGCGTCATCCGAAAAGCCAGATGAGTAGGAACAAAAAACTAATATTATGAATCACGTAAAGTACAGAGTTGGAAAATGGCTTCCATCCGACAGAAATTTTTTAAATAGCTGGATCACTAAAAAGATCGATCAGGCCAAACGATCCAACCTTCCTTTAAATCCGGCTATTGCTGATCTGAGAGATGCAATATATAACGATCCTATTCTATGGATGAGCTTTACAAGCATGTATGATGAGATTCCTCAAGGTTACAACGAACCTGTGAAAAATTTTGAAACCATGCTTCTCATCATGAATCAAATTTTACAGGAGGCTCCCTGCTACAGTACCATAGAAAATTCAATAGGATTGGTTGGTTTCCCGATCAATGCTATCCTCGATTGGGCAATGGGTACCAGCGGCGGATATCTGGCCTTTACCAATGAGCTAGTGAACGAAAAATTAAATGTGATCCTGAATGAATGGAAAACATTCCTGGCATCTGAAGCTTCAAAATACGTTTTGGTCGATGGTCCTATATTTCAGCCACAACCGGATTACACCAATCCTGTGGGATGGTTTTCACCTGCTGCCCTGGAAGCAATTGCAGCTATGGATCCATTAAGAGGACAGGGTAGTGATCCTGAGGAAGCATTGGCAAATTTTATATATAATTATCAGTGCAATCCTAATGAACCTAACTTCGGATATAACAGCTGGGATGATTTTTTCACCCGTGAATTCAATCCTGGTGTGAGAGAAGTAAGCGATGTAGACAAAGATCCTTCGGTTATCGTAAGTGCCTGCGAATCGGCTCCTTATAATTGTGTTACAAACGCTATGATGCGGGACAAATTCTGGATGAAGGGACAGCCTTATTCTTTGCTTGATATTATGAACAACCATCCGTTATCACAGCAATTTGGAGATAACAGTACTGTATATCAGGCATTCCTTTGTGCCAAAACCTACCACAGATGGAACAGCCCGGTAGATGGAACAGTAGTCGCTATAGAAAATGTTCCGGGAACCTACTATGCGGAAGCACCGGTTGAAGGCTATGACCCTGCAGGTCCAAATGATTCACAGGGATATATCGCTGAATTGGCAGCCCGTGCACTGATTTTTATCCAGTCGGATAATGAAAAAATAGGGTTGATGTGTTTTGTAGCCATCGGTATGGCAGAGGTTTCCAGCTGTGAGATCACCGTAAAAGTAGGAGACAGGATCAAAAAAGGAGATCCTACTGGAACGTTCCACTTTGGAGGATCAACACACTGTCTTATTTTCAGACCGGGAGTGAATATTGATTTTGATTTCCATGGACAGACTCCGAGTTTAAATACCTATAATATTCCAGTGAAAGCAAGGATTGGTACAGTTTCTTAATGAGTTGAAAATGGAAAGTTGAAGGTTGAAAATTATCAAAGGATAGTATCTTGATTGTAAATCTTAGTTCTATAAATTAGAAAATTTATGGAACAGAATATATTTTAAATTTTAGAAAAAAAGACCTCAATTTTTTTTGAGGTCTTCTTTACTAATAGGTTTGTATATGGAATCTGAAATTACTCTTATTACTTGAATTTCATGGTTATTATTAATTGATAATGACCTTTTTATTGATCACAGTGTTTTCATCTTTTATTTTGATTGATAAGATAAAGGTTCCTGTGGCATGTCTGAAAGAATTCAGATTTAGCTGATATTGATTATTTCTTACTTCAGCTTTTTCAGTCCAGATACTTCGGCCACTTAAGTCAACAATTTCTAATTCTACATTAGTGTAATTTTTAGGGAATGTAATGATAATGTGATCTTTTGCAGGAATCGGATAAAAAGAAAGTTTTATATTCGACTGTACATCAGAGACAGATAGAAAATCACTGTTTTGATTAAAAAATTCCCAAATCTTCTGAGTATAAGAAATGTCGTTTTGAGATGTCAGCCAGGTATGGGATGCATTATTAACCTTAAACAGCTCAATCACTGAATTATTGTTGGGACTTGTGTATTTATAATGGTCTACTGTATATCCGTCATTTACGGTATCAGGAAGCAGGGTATGTATAGGACTCGATACAGACTGATTATTTGTTTTCCAATAACTGATCAGCTGATCCACTGAGTTTCCGTAATTATTATTTGTATATCCGATGGTGGAATCAGCTGTTCCATGAAAATGAGCAATAGATACAGGCCGACCAGGAGTTCCGGCCGCCACGGGTAAAATTCCATTTCCAAATGTTCCTGCCACAGAGGCAAAAACTTTAATTTTATTATTCAGAACCAATGCCAGACGTTCGGTCATAAATCCTCCCATAGAAAAGCCACACGCAAAAACTTTGTTGGGGTTAATACTGTAGTCTTGTTTCACTTTATCAATTAAAGCGCTTATAAAACCTACATCATCCACATTTGAATTCGGAATATAGAAAGATAATCCTGCTCCTGAATTCCATGCCGTACTACCCGTTAAAGGATCTGTTAAGGCTTGCGGACATACTATAATGGCATTATCAGATTCCGCGATAGCAGCAAAACCGATGTTTCTGAAATTGGTCATATTATCTCCCAATCCGTGTAAAGTAAAAACCAATGATGCCGGATTTTGAGGATTGTAATTGGAAGGAACATAAATGGAGTATTCCCTCAATCCTGAAGAGTGCTGTAAAGTTCCTGTTTGCCATTGCTGACTGCAAACAATATTTGAAATAAAAAGGAATAAAAATAAAAGGGTTGTTTTCTGTCTCATATCTTTTTTTCCAAAGATATTGAGGGAGACAGGTTAATCAATTTGATAAAAATCAAAATGGTAAACCAATATTTTGACATTGATCAAATCCTGCTTTTTGCTCTTATCCTGCTTAATGTTTCCTGTGTTATTCCTAAAAATGAAGCAATCATTCCCAAAGTAAGAAGTTCATTGGCTCTGGGATGAGATTTTACAAAATCATCATATCTTTCTTCTGCTGTCTGAAATAGCATCCTGTCTATTCTGTTTTGTGTCATGATCAGGACGCTACTCATGATCATCCGATATAAATACTGAATATCAGGATGATTATGGGATAATTCTTCCAGATCTTTATAGCTAAGTTTCCATAATACGCATTCATCAAGAAGCTCAATCCCTCTTTTATCAGGCTTTTGACGGATAAAACTAATGATCGACAGCAAAAGAGTTTCGTCTCCTCTGAAACCATCCGTAACATCTTTTTCATCCTTATAATAAAAAATCCTGGCCGCTCCCTTTTCAACAAAGTAAATATGTTCACATACCTGTCCGGGTTTTACTAATAATGTATTTTTTGGCAATTCCTCTCTCTGCAATTTCATAAAAACAGCCATCATACTCTCTAAAGATAAATTGACCGGTGACTGATCTTTTTCATCAATCATAGAACTGATATACGAATTGATTGCCGTGAAGATATTCAGCATTTTATTTATTTAATTTATACAAAGAAAAAAATTATTTCATTAAAAAATAATTCTGCAATAAAAATTATAACCAAAAGATCACACCTTCAACCTCGAAATTGGAAATAAATCCACTCATTACAACTTTGAAATAAATCTTTTAAAATGAAGTGGATATTCTTCTCTGCCTTTTAAATCTCCGTGTCCGCCGTTAGAAATAATAATCAGTTCTTTTTCCTGAGTCTGAAGATTGGCCCATATTCTTTCCGCATGGTCAGGGGTTATAATATCATCCAGCTCACCATGAATCAACAAAACTGGAATCTTAATTTCAGCAGCTCTTTTTGCGGTGTTCAACTGGTAGGCAGGTGCCTGGTCTCCGAAAATACTGATTTCAGCAATAGAGGAGTAGGGACTTTCCAAAATAACCGCCCTGGCTCTTTTTGCAGTTGCCAGATAAGCAGCCATAGATGTCCCCATAGAATAGCCGTAAAGAATAATATCTTCTGGCTGGTATCCTAACTGAAGTGCATGCTCATATACTTTTTCTGCATCATGATACATATTCTGTTCGCCATCAATGGATCCCGTTGATTTTCCAAAACCACGGTAATCGGTAACTAAAACATTATATCCCCAGTCCAGTATCATCGCATGATGATCAAAAAAATTCTGCATATTTTTCGCGTTTCCCTGAAAATAGACCAAAAGCAACGGGCTTTTTGTAGTTTTATAATGTAGACCGTGCAGGATTACTTCAGGAGTAACATGAATAAAGACTTCTTCTACATTTTCAGGTAATTCAAATTGATAATCCTGAGACAAAGGAATAGGCTCAAAAATAAGCTCTGTTTGTTTTGTAATATCCATTGGTTTATTGATTATTAGGTATTTTATTTTGTTTTAAGACCTGTTCCGCATTTTTACGGGCCAGTTGAATAGGCCACTGGTCTTTGAAAATTTTGCTTTCTACACTTGCAGCTTCATACAATAGGTAAATAGTATCAGAAACTTCAATGGCCTGCTCGGTATCAGGAAAGATCTTCAATGTAAGCTGATATAAAAATTCTCTGAATTTTTGTTTGTGCGCTACGGCCATTGTGGTGATCTGTTCTTCCTGATCTCCAACTTCTGTAAGAATGTTGATCAGCCGACATCCATTAAAATAATTGATCCGTGCATACTTTTCCAGAAAAGAAAAAACAGCAATCAGCTTCTCAGCCGGATCAGTCCAAAGATTTAATTCTTCTTCCAGGCCCTTAAACCATCTCTCACTTGATTCTTTTACATACGCTTGCCCAAGTTCACTTTTTGATGGAAAATGATTGTATAGACTTCCTTTGGCCACCTTAGCCTCTTCGATGATCTGATTGATCCCCGTCGACTGATAACCCTGAAAATAGAAAAGCTGATCAGCCGTTTCCATAATACGATTTTTTGTATCCATGCCACAAATGTAACAATTTATTTCACAAATTAGACAAGTCTGTATATTTTTTTTTAACAAAGAATATATTTATCCTAAAAAGGCATTATTTAAATGATAATAAACAACCTGATAAAACAAAATCATCTCTGTGACAGAGATGATCATTCAAGAGAATAATTCTTATATAAATTGGAAGAAGCTTTATAGCACTCCTACTTATTCATAAACTTTAAAATTGACTGAACCGTTTCTTCGGGCCTTTCCTCCATTAAAAAATGACCAGCCTTATCAATTTCTTCCATATCCAGATTCTTAACATAGGGAGATAAGTTAAGTTTGAGCATTTCATAACTATCACTACCCGCAATCCCCAGAGTAGGCGCCTCAATAATATCCATTGTTCTAATGTCCTGAATATCCTCGGCAAATGATTGATACCATGCATTAGAAGCCCTTACCGAAGCTCTGTCATGATAGGCATCTGCGTACACTTTTCTGTCGAAATCACTTATGGAAGACCGATCCTTCAACAACTGATCAAAGATCCAGTCCTGAATCATATAAAACCGTCCTTCAATCAATTTTTCAGGCAGTTCCTTAACCTGATTAAAGGCTACCCACCAGGGATATACAGGAAGTCCTACGGGCAGCATGGGAAGTTTATACATATTTTCATCAGGATGTGGAGTATCCAGAACAATAAGCTTCTCTGTATTTTTCGGAAAGTTCCCGGCAAAACTTATCGCAACAGCAGCTCCAATATCATGCCCTGCAATACTTATTTTCTCATACCCAAGCTTCTTCACCAAACTCAATAGATCAGCTGCCATATTTTTCTTTGAATACCCTTCATCTGGCTTATCTGAACTTCCCATTCCTCTGATATCGACGGCGATCACGCGATACTTCTCAGCCAGAGCCGGCATTATTTTATGAAAGCTCCACCAGGTCTGCGGCCATCCTGGAATAAGCAGAAGGGGAGCACCTTGCCCGCCGGTGACATAATGTAATTGAATATCTTCCAGTTCTTCGAAACAGCTGTTAAAACCGGGTAATAAATCAACAAGTTGACTGTCCTTGGATGTTGTTGAATGCATATTATTCAGGATATATTTAAAATTGATTACTTATTCTTTCAAACCTATGCTTCCCTTAAAAGAATGCCAGGCAAACTTATTCATGTCATTCTCTGCAATATCTCCATTTCGAAATGCATTGACCGCAATATCTACAATTCCTCCAAAAAGGTTATAGATCCATGCAACACTAAAATCACCGGTAATCATTTGATTCGCCTGAAGTTCTTCTACAATTCGGAACCACTTTACCTTTACATCATCGTATACTTCTTTATCATTGCTTATTACTTCGGAATAACCACTTCTTTCAAAACGTTTTTTTACAAAAGAAAATTCATTTCCAATACTCAATGCTGCATATAGCATATTTTCCATTTGTACCACTGGTAGATGACTGCTGTTATAAGCGGCCATCATCGTTGCATTACAGGTCGTCATCATTTTGAGCTTACAACGTTCTATAAGATCATTTTTATCTTTGAAATATCTGTGGATGGTACGTCGTGTAATACCGATATGATTGGCAATTTCATCTACAGTAGCAGCATCATTACCATTCAAGACATATACTGCCGCTTTGATAATTTTATCTTCTGTATTTTTCATGTCACAAATATAAAACAAATGTCTCAATAATGTGACATTAATTAAAAATTTAATTGACAAAGACCTCTTTTTCTTTGTTAATCCCCTCGTAATCCCTCATACAGCAGCTATTGAAGTCAAACAAATGTTTAGAAAAAAGAGCCTACTATCTGCAATAATTAAGTAAATATTAAAATAAAATAATTCCGTACAAAAGGTTATCACTAAAAATATCTAATCCGGAATAAAAAACACAAAATACACGTCAGAATGCATTTGGGAAAGGGATTTTTATAAAAATGATATCATTACTAAATAGCATATATATTAATCGAATATTAAATTATAAGAATATTTAATTATTTTTTTCAAAAAAAATTGATCGTATTGTAATTTTTCCTATCTTAGTGATGTATTAATCATAAAAATTTATATCATGAAAAATTTCAAAAAATTAGACAGAGAGCAGTTAAAAACTATTTCAGGAGACGGATTTCTTGATCCAATCTTAGGATTAGTAGGCGGAGTTTTAGGTGGAGTAGGAACTATTGTTGGTGGTACTGTTGGTGCTATTGGCGGTGCAGTTGGTGGAACTGTAGTTCAAGTGATCAAAAACCTAGAAAACGGATTATGCCAAGTGCAGTGTGGAATCAACAATGTGGTTCATATCACTGTAGTTAGCTGTGGAGCTAATACTTGCCACTAAGAAAATTAAAAAAAACTACTACCGCTCTGAAAAGAGCGGTTTTTTTATGGAAAAAAATAATAATTTTTTACTTTAAAAACGGGTAGGTAAAGAATATGATATGGATCAGATTTAAAACAAAGTGACTTATAATATTCAGTGCAATATTCTTTGACCTCTGATAGATCCAACCATACATCACGCCAGCGATCGAAGCATACACCACATAAAGCAATCCTCCCAGCCAGTGCAAAGCTCCAAAACTTAAAGCAGCAACAAAAACAGCAATGATTCCACTGTTTTTTATGTTCAGTAATGACAAATGTCTCTGAAAAAATCCCCTAAATAAAACCTCTTCAGCCATCACAACGAACAATAGGTTATTTATAGCCCAAATAATAAAATATTGATGAAACTTAACATCTATTTTTACAAAATTGAACAGTAAAGTTAATCCCATCAGTAAAAGAATAGCCATGACAACAAGGGAGCCACTTTTCTTCAATGCAGATTTGAAACGATCTCCCTGAGGTACGACAAATAAAAGCAGAATTAATCCCGCTAGTGTTTTGTCTATATTAAAATACATGGTAAAGGGGACAGCGTCTTTGGAGACCTGTATCTTATCGAAAATAAGCACATTATTAAATCCAGGCAGCAAATGTTGAAAAATAACAACCGAGAACGCCAGAATAACCAAAGCTAATGTATGATATAAAAACCTGCTGTACTTCTCATTTTTTTCCAGCATATCATACAAATACACCAAAGCGGTAAAAGCCAATATAATCAGAAACCCTATAATTGATATAAGATGGCTAATAAGGCAAACAATTAAAATAGAAAATAATATCAGTAGTTTGACAGATTCTTTTCTTTTCATAGGATCAGTTTTAATATAACAGCTAAAGAATTATAGCTTTTAAAGAAGGACAAAAATAATAAAAAAAGCCTGAACAAGTCCTTATATCACTTTAACTAAACATTTACATGATTAGCATTCCGTTTAATTATTTAAGAATCATAATTAAACATAAAAAACTCCTGCAATTGCAGGAGTTGGGAATAAGGATATGATTGGTATCAATTATTTTTTCATCAGTTTCAAGCTTCCGCTTTTACCTGTGCTGGACTTCCATTGAACGAGATAACTGCCACTTAAATGATTTTGAATATCAATTGGTATTTTGTTTAATCCAGCTTCAACATCTTTGGTATAAATTTTTATTATTTTGCCATTGATATCCGTAACGTTCACTGAAAGAGTTTCTCTGCCTTCAGCTGTATAATAAAGTTCGGATTCTCCCATGCTTGGATTTGGGACCAGGGCGATATCTTTCTGAGGACCTGCCATTTTTGAAACCGGAGGGCGAACACATATATAGCATAAAAATTTGGTAACTCTAATCGTATACTGGTTAGGTGACACACAATAAATATCGACTCCGTATCCATATCTGCCAGGATATGGGTCATATACCACAAGGTTAGGATCTGAAATGGTTGTGTGACTTCCAACTACCGTTGAAAGTGGATAATATCCACTAAACAATGAAGGATTAGGATACACCAAATCATTAAAAGTCACTCTAACATAGGTAACTTGAGAAGCTGAAGTCAGTGAAGGAAAAGCGTAATTTTTCGGGGTGAAATTATTAGCCGGAAATGAATTGAACTGGGGACTGGTAACTCCAGTTTTGACTTCAAGTGTAAGGGTGGTATTAGCATAGGCAATATCACCGGGAGAGTAATCATCATGCCGGGTAAAAGCAACATTATGGGTTTCTACAGGACCAATAATTATTTGTGCAGCCAATTGATTCTGGCATATAAACACAAAGCAAAGTAAAAGGATAATTTTTTTCATTTTAATAAAATTTAATAGTTAGTTGTTATAGACTGGTGTCTTAATTAATCTACATAGTAAAATTGGTATTTGCTATACTTGGAACAAAGAGGAAACGAGCAAAGGCGGAATATTAATTAGTATCTGTTTATATTTGATTAGTAAATGTAAACGACCTAACAGGTAAAGACTTAATGTTATGAAGACAAGAATTTCTAAAAAATCAGATCTAATCTCAAAATCAATATAAAATATAATGACGAATTCAAATATCAGTATTATCGGTAAAAGTGAAGGAAAGCTGTTAGCGGTTGCGGGTGGTAATTACAGGATTGTTATTTCCGGTGCACAAACCGGGGGTAATTATGCCGTAATAGAAATGCTGGTACCTCCGGGAGGAGGTCCGCCGCCACACTCACATCCGGATATTCAGGAAATGTTTCATGTTCTGGAAGGGGAAGTAGAATTTAAAACTGAACTGGGTAAGCAAATTGTGGGTCAGGATGGCTTCGTTAACATCCCTTTTGGCGACGCAGTCCATTGTTTTAAAAACATTTCAGAAAAAAATGCACGTCTGCTATGTACTGTTATTCCAGCAGGATTAGAAGATTTATTTGCAGAGGTCGGCGTTCCCGTATCACCTGGTGAAATTTTACCCGTCCCGGAAATGACCGAAGCGCGTAAAGAATTCTTAAAGGAATTAAATCAAAAATATGGACAGAAAACATATCCTATTGATTTTCTTGGATAACGCCTAAACAGCTCGGTAAAGAAATAAAGACCCTGAAAAAAAATTTCCGGGTCTTTATATTCACGGTTTATTTTACAACAGTAGCTTCAAGTTCTACAGTTAAAGTGGCAAAAAGCCCTTTGACTTCAAGTAGAGTCGTAGCCTGTTCAATACCATTCGTTTTAAGAAAAGGCACATAGACATCCATACAGGTACTGAAAAAATCATTGACTGATGTTGTATACACATTCAATCTGACGATATTTTTAGATTCATATCCTGATTCGGAAATCAGCTTTTCAAGATTTTTGATGGTCTGAATGAGCTGGCTTCTCATATCCTCATTACTTGGTACTCCGTTTTCATCTATTGCAACCTGTCCTGAGCAATAAAGAGTTCCTTTAACATCGGTTACTTCTACTGCCTGTGCAGAATTTGTGCTTTTACCCCATACCCAGGGATCGAAAGATTGTTTTTGCATTTTTGATTTGTTTAATGATTACAATGCAAAGATGAAATGCTGTAATGACA is a window from the Chryseobacterium sp. T16E-39 genome containing:
- a CDS encoding T9SS type A sorting domain-containing protein, translating into MKKIILLLCFVFICQNQLAAQIIIGPVETHNVAFTRHDDYSPGDIAYANTTLTLEVKTGVTSPQFNSFPANNFTPKNYAFPSLTSASQVTYVRVTFNDLVYPNPSLFSGYYPLSTVVGSHTTISDPNLVVYDPYPGRYGYGVDIYCVSPNQYTIRVTKFLCYICVRPPVSKMAGPQKDIALVPNPSMGESELYYTAEGRETLSVNVTDINGKIIKIYTKDVEAGLNKIPIDIQNHLSGSYLVQWKSSTGKSGSLKLMKK
- a CDS encoding cupin domain-containing protein, with the protein product MTNSNISIIGKSEGKLLAVAGGNYRIVISGAQTGGNYAVIEMLVPPGGGPPPHSHPDIQEMFHVLEGEVEFKTELGKQIVGQDGFVNIPFGDAVHCFKNISEKNARLLCTVIPAGLEDLFAEVGVPVSPGEILPVPEMTEARKEFLKELNQKYGQKTYPIDFLG
- a CDS encoding RidA family protein; the encoded protein is MQKQSFDPWVWGKSTNSAQAVEVTDVKGTLYCSGQVAIDENGVPSNEDMRSQLIQTIKNLEKLISESGYESKNIVRLNVYTTSVNDFFSTCMDVYVPFLKTNGIEQATTLLEVKGLFATLTVELEATVVK